One window from the genome of Pseudomonadales bacterium encodes:
- a CDS encoding FAD-binding protein, with protein MKVENVDTLIVGSGNGGLTAAIAANDFISDKVLVIEKGDTIGGTSVVSGGGIWIPNSHYAKAAGAKDSLAEAKAYLRSTIPEERVADHLIDAFLETGPEMLEYLAKHTKVKYESLAMYPDYYTNNEGAREGHRSLEPSPYNRKKLGKYANVMGHSHPMMSVMGMFTLTQKEAHAAMTGEKKFTFIMIKQMLAYFLDFTRLRKKQRKGNRLSCGAAGVGRLLASVMDRNIPIWTETALTQLITNADGDVTGIIAEKNGEKVQINAAKG; from the coding sequence ATGAAAGTTGAAAATGTCGATACCTTAATAGTTGGCTCTGGCAATGGTGGCCTAACTGCCGCTATTGCGGCGAATGATTTTATCAGTGACAAAGTACTGGTGATTGAAAAAGGTGACACGATTGGTGGTACATCGGTTGTCTCTGGCGGCGGTATCTGGATTCCAAACAGTCATTATGCTAAAGCAGCGGGTGCGAAAGATTCCTTAGCAGAGGCCAAGGCCTATTTGCGCAGCACTATTCCCGAAGAGCGCGTGGCTGATCATTTGATCGATGCGTTTTTGGAGACTGGCCCAGAAATGCTCGAATACTTGGCCAAGCATACCAAGGTAAAGTACGAATCTTTGGCGATGTACCCGGATTATTACACCAATAACGAAGGTGCGCGCGAGGGGCATCGCTCTTTAGAGCCTAGTCCTTATAATCGTAAAAAATTGGGCAAATATGCCAATGTGATGGGCCACTCTCACCCAATGATGTCGGTTATGGGTATGTTCACGCTGACGCAAAAAGAAGCTCATGCGGCAATGACCGGTGAGAAGAAATTTACCTTTATTATGATTAAGCAAATGTTGGCTTATTTCTTGGATTTCACTCGCCTGCGCAAAAAACAGCGCAAGGGTAATCGGCTAAGCTGCGGTGCCGCAGGTGTTGGCCGTTTATTGGCATCTGTGATGGATAGAAATATTCCGATTTGGACTGAGACAGCCTTAACTCAGTTAATCACTAATGCTGATGGCGATGTGACCGGTATTATTGCTGAGAAAAATGGTGAGAAAGTGCAGATTAACGCTGCTAAAGGG